GAGTCTAGCGAATTAAGGctcaacaaaatgaaaaaaaaaatagagctctatcataaaaaattaacatggaataaaaaaaatcatacaacATGACAATTGCTAATATGATTAAAATGTTGATATTAATACCttgaaaattttgatgtataatataatcacattttataaatatatcaaaaaaaagtGCTTGGTTAAAATATTTAGCATAAACTTAATATTAAGattataaaaaaaggaaaagaaaagaaaatggtagaacaaactaaaatataagaaaaatatcaaatataCGAGAAAAAAAGTCAACaaataaacataagaaaaagaaaacattttaaaatttcctatTCATGAACATTTCATTTTGTGGAATATTTATTGTTgtgaatgaaaaataaatattcacatacGATTTAGAAAAATACATGCACATGATAAGATTTGAACCCAAAGCTTCAAAATCTTCATTTTCTCAACTTCACTATTTCAACCAGCcacatttgatttttatataaattttttaaactgTTGTTACAAAAATTCTTTTCACCTACTTTGTGGATATGTCGTAAACTAGTTTATGTtaaggttttgtattttaaacAATTCTTTTTGAAATATTGTTGAtttatgataattatatatttgaagAAAATGTTAACGAATTTTTTGGATATAACTATAGATGTCCTCGTCCATTTAATGGTCTAAACATAGTCTTGTTCTGGTCGAGAGTGTTAATCAAGTAGAGTTTTCTTCACAATGTCGACTTTAAATTTTGAACTTAATCCAAATGCCTGAGGAAGAAGTTCACTTTTACTTCTTCTAACTACTTGTTGGTAACTAATTTTAAATCAACGTACTTtctatatatgaaatgaaatttttaattatttatatttttagagaGTCATTTCAATTTAAGATAGGTTTCTTCAATGATTGGGTTGGACTTTGCCATGGCTCAATTCCAAAAACCCTTCAAGCCCAAGCCAGTTTTTGGGCCAACTCAACTTAAAAATCCATTTCACTGTTTAAAATATTGATAaagttaaaattgtaattttacattaatatttatatatataaaaaggtatatatttttttaattaaatttaaatttgaaattatttgtaTTACTTAAATCAAATTCGGAATGGATAGCACTAGcccaagataaaatttttaagtgtcCAAGGTATACCCTTGCCCTTGGGCAACTCTAATTTAAAATAAGGAaacgaaattattaaaaaaatataagcataataataaatataatattcaatgtttacatcttttattaatttagttctttttttatgtaaatttagtCGTTAATCTTTTCAAAAAAGTCAAATCACTTTTCTCAATAGAAATGTTAACTAGAATATCAAATTTTAACGATTTTTGCATGGCAACTCACATGACAATCTACGTGTACTTCATATTGACATAACATTATTTGTCTTATGTCActtcaataaataattaaaatgttttagaaatattcaactaataaaaaaatgaaattcaaaaaataataaaattttcaaaagaaattaacataaaaaaatatggaTTGTCATGTAAACTACCATATTCAagaatttaacattttagtcagcaagtttgtttaaaataataataattcagtttttttaaaagattaattatCAAGTAAAACTCTTTTTAAAAGTTGAGGaacaaatttagctaaaaaaaattaaagactaaattggaaaatttaTGCCAAAAATATAAAGTAAACTACATATATGaactattttataaataatttaaattttaaaactaaattaaatcagaacatttaaattcataataCATACCTTAGCTTTAATAtattgtttggttaaattctactattagtccttgtactttataaaagttatggatttagtttttatactttaatttgaccaaatttagttcttgtattttctgaattgatcaattttagtccctatacttttcaaattttgaaactttAGTACTACCCCAAACAGTAGCAGTTAAATTTGCTTGGTTCAATTCAGTTATTAGTCATGTACTATGCGCACAGTTGTAAATTTAGTTAATATTCTCCAATTGAGTCATTCTAAGtccttatatttttcaaattttgaaatttcagtcttgATGCAAATGATAATAGTTgtccattaactagatttttagTGAGAAATATTTGAAGATTACAAGCTaatatgatattacatatataataatatgtttgttagatcaaattttaaaaaaatagaacttaataaatttaaaggTTACTGTTTGGTGAGGactgacattttaaaatttgaaaagaagagagGCTAAAAATAACCAAactaaagtatagagattaaattcataactttcataaattacagggactaatagcagaatttaaccaagTTTTGTTCTCCTTCGAGACCAGTGCAGATGTCTCGGGAGATTATTAATTTTCTTTCTGAAATTTTCCTTTCAGACTAATAATTTCTCGCCTCCCAAACACAGATTCATACTTAAAAGTACAACAACAACAGACCAAAAACAGAAAACTAAAGCCACATAACAAGAAACTGagatcaaaatattaaatatgtattaattttacaaaattaattcaGCAAAAACCGAtctccataaattttacaaattccTTAAAATCTATTCtaccatcatcatcttcatcaaaatttttaatcattttgttacAATTCTCAAGCTTTAAACCTTGTTTCAATCCCAAAACACAAAGAACTCTTTGCAATTCCTTTGCATCAATAAACCCATCTTTATTCACATCAAAAACATCAAAAGTTTGTTTCAGTTCATCCAAACTTGGTTCCTCCTCTTCAAACAACCTTGAAACTTCATTAAAACCGAATGATTCATTCAGTTGCTGACTTTCTTGGTCGCAAAAAATCCCCAGATTTCCCATCAATTTCTCCACGTCTTTCCTATGAATTCTCACACCATCTTCTTTCTTCGGTGATAAACTCGAAACTCCATTGCTTGAACGATCAAAACAAAGAGTTCTCTCGCAATCTGATGCCTTGGAGCTGTCATTTTCATGCTCTGGGAAAGACCAGTATCTCGAGGGAAAGCTTTTGCTGCTATTATAACATGTTAAAGTGTGAAACAATAAGGTTAAATCAAGAAAGGTTTCCATGGAAGATGAGAAGCAAGAAAATTGCTAGCCAGGTTGAGAGAGGATGATAttgaaaaacaaataattttcatGCATTGATGGAAAATTGAGGATACGGTGATGAGGTATTTAAAGGCTTAGCAATCAAACCCGGTCAGTTTTCAAAGGGTGTTCAAAGAGGAAGTTGCCTGTATGTTGCAGGCAAGACCACGAGGAAGAAGAACAGGAAAAGATatcatgaaaaagaaaatggggcCTTTCCCGGGAAATTTCCCAGGTTGAAAAACCTAATTGGAAAACGTCATCGGATGCCACAATAGTCTtgacattttttaaaatagaaattaaaaataatttaatttaaaaaaacaagtatgaaatgaatcaaaataaaaaaaacaatagttTTACTagttttatttaccattttattttttagatgacttaattactatttttttcgtcatttaattatcaaaagttataaaataattattaatttttatttttttatccactAACCAATTAgctaatgtaaaaataaaaacatctaaAACTATAATATAACTAAGTGacaaaaagaataaaattgaatagttcaatgattattttataagtaaaaaactttaatttaataaaaac
This window of the Gossypium hirsutum isolate 1008001.06 chromosome A09, Gossypium_hirsutum_v2.1, whole genome shotgun sequence genome carries:
- the LOC107888591 gene encoding probable calcium-binding protein CML46; translated protein: METFLDLTLLFHTLTCYNSSKSFPSRYWSFPEHENDSSKASDCERTLCFDRSSNGVSSLSPKKEDGVRIHRKDVEKLMGNLGIFCDQESQQLNESFGFNEVSRLFEEEEPSLDELKQTFDVFDVNKDGFIDAKELQRVLCVLGLKQGLKLENCNKMIKNFDEDDDGRIDFKEFVKFMEIGFC